Proteins encoded within one genomic window of Corynebacterium aurimucosum:
- a CDS encoding MMPL family transporter codes for MAKLLYHLGRWSYINRWKVIIAWIFIVAAAGGATLSLMKPMTTEYSISGTPAIDATRRAVELFPENGNPANAPSVNLVFKAPEGQKLSDPQNKEAVEDVVHHIAEGLDIPEGSQQRWGNPLEVSPALQQQVIEQFTSMGLPEETARADADNLAMVNADETIAYTTFDFDAESPYSVDPADKDVVHEAMDIGRAAGLEVEAGGAGFGDEIQVNSISEVIGLAVAFIVLIITFGSLASAGMPLISAVVGVGLGAMGVMIATHWMELNNLTPVLAVMIGLAVGIDYALFIMSRYRQERSRMDGPDAAGMAVGTAGSSVVFAGATVFIALFALLVARISFLTAMGLAAAGTVFMAVLVALTLVPAMLGLLGDKAFAGRIPGVAGNPTKRRPRRAKPTMGNRWVRTVQRAPGIVMALVVLGLGALTAPVLHMELALPADTTSNPDTTQRKAADLLSEGFGPGINGPFLVIVDGANANPESAALQPYIQGQEGEEDEQKKAALSSFIYSVQRLNQVGGVKHAQLVGVSQDMKAAQIMVSPTTAPTDEATIGTASALRTAGAELEDATGAEIGMTGLTAVQLDITERLEEAMGPYLAIVVGLAIFLLLAVFRSILVPLVAGLGFLLSVGGAFGLTVLVWQDGLTGLVPAPGPLISFMPIFLIGVTFGLAMDYQVFLVTRMREHFSRFPQGSGGKYSRYNANDEATIAGFTAGARVVTAAAIIMISVFVAFISQPLPFIQIFGFALAAGVLFDAFLVRMSLVPATMFLMGHTTWWMPKWLDKLIPQLDIEGTALEEEWERKHAAASREAEDKAAQPVE; via the coding sequence GTGGCAAAGCTGCTTTACCACCTAGGCCGCTGGTCTTACATCAATCGATGGAAGGTCATCATCGCCTGGATCTTCATCGTGGCGGCCGCGGGCGGAGCGACCTTGAGCTTGATGAAGCCGATGACCACGGAGTACTCCATCAGCGGCACGCCAGCAATTGACGCCACCCGCCGCGCGGTGGAGCTGTTCCCGGAGAACGGTAACCCGGCCAATGCGCCGTCGGTCAATCTCGTCTTCAAGGCCCCGGAAGGGCAGAAGCTCAGCGATCCGCAGAACAAAGAAGCTGTCGAGGATGTGGTGCACCACATTGCTGAAGGCCTTGATATCCCAGAGGGTAGCCAGCAGCGTTGGGGCAACCCGCTCGAGGTATCGCCGGCGTTGCAGCAGCAGGTCATCGAGCAGTTCACCTCCATGGGCTTGCCGGAGGAGACCGCGCGGGCGGATGCCGATAACCTGGCCATGGTCAATGCCGATGAGACCATCGCCTACACCACCTTCGACTTCGATGCGGAAAGCCCCTATTCGGTAGACCCAGCGGATAAAGACGTGGTCCATGAAGCCATGGATATCGGCCGCGCGGCGGGTCTGGAAGTAGAGGCCGGCGGCGCGGGCTTCGGTGATGAAATCCAGGTCAACTCGATTTCTGAGGTCATCGGCCTGGCCGTGGCGTTTATCGTCCTCATTATTACCTTCGGTTCCTTGGCCTCCGCGGGCATGCCGCTTATCTCCGCGGTCGTGGGCGTGGGCCTGGGAGCGATGGGTGTCATGATTGCGACCCACTGGATGGAGCTCAACAACCTCACTCCGGTGCTGGCCGTCATGATCGGTCTGGCCGTGGGCATCGACTATGCGCTGTTCATCATGTCGCGCTACCGGCAGGAGCGCTCCCGCATGGACGGGCCGGATGCCGCCGGCATGGCTGTTGGCACGGCGGGGTCCTCGGTGGTCTTTGCCGGCGCGACGGTCTTCATCGCGCTCTTTGCGCTACTCGTGGCGCGCATTAGCTTCCTCACTGCCATGGGCTTGGCCGCTGCAGGAACGGTTTTCATGGCTGTGCTTGTGGCGCTGACCTTGGTGCCCGCGATGTTGGGCTTGCTCGGTGATAAGGCCTTCGCCGGACGCATCCCCGGCGTTGCCGGCAACCCCACGAAGCGCCGCCCGCGCCGCGCGAAGCCAACGATGGGTAACCGTTGGGTGCGCACGGTGCAGCGCGCCCCGGGCATCGTCATGGCCTTGGTGGTGCTTGGCCTCGGAGCGTTGACCGCACCGGTTCTGCACATGGAGCTGGCCCTGCCAGCGGATACCACCTCCAACCCGGATACCACCCAGCGCAAGGCAGCGGACCTCCTGTCCGAGGGCTTCGGCCCTGGCATCAACGGCCCCTTCCTGGTGATCGTGGATGGCGCCAATGCCAACCCGGAATCCGCGGCACTGCAGCCCTATATCCAGGGCCAAGAAGGCGAGGAAGATGAGCAGAAGAAGGCCGCACTTTCCTCCTTCATCTATTCTGTGCAGCGCCTCAACCAGGTGGGCGGGGTCAAGCACGCCCAGCTGGTGGGCGTGAGCCAGGATATGAAGGCAGCACAAATCATGGTCAGCCCCACCACAGCACCAACGGATGAGGCCACGATTGGCACCGCCTCCGCCCTGCGCACCGCCGGTGCGGAGCTGGAGGATGCCACCGGTGCCGAGATCGGCATGACCGGCCTGACCGCAGTGCAGCTCGACATCACCGAGCGCCTCGAGGAAGCCATGGGGCCGTACCTTGCCATCGTGGTAGGCCTGGCCATCTTCCTGCTGCTGGCGGTATTCCGCTCCATCTTGGTCCCGCTGGTGGCCGGCTTGGGCTTCCTGCTCTCCGTCGGCGGTGCCTTCGGTCTGACCGTTTTGGTGTGGCAGGACGGCCTCACCGGCTTGGTGCCAGCACCCGGCCCGCTGATTTCCTTCATGCCCATCTTCCTCATCGGCGTGACCTTCGGCCTGGCCATGGACTACCAGGTCTTCCTGGTCACCCGCATGCGTGAGCACTTCTCCCGTTTCCCGCAGGGCAGCGGCGGGAAGTACAGTCGGTACAACGCCAATGATGAGGCCACCATCGCTGGCTTTACCGCCGGTGCCCGCGTGGTCACCGCCGCGGCCATCATCATGATTTCCGTTTTCGTGGCCTTTATCAGCCAGCCGCTGCCCTTCATCCAGATCTTCGGCTTCGCGCTGGCGGCGGGCGTGCTTTTCGACGCCTTCTTAGTCCGCATGTCGCTTGTCCCCGCCACCATGTTCCTCATGGGGCACACCACGTGGTGGATGCCGAAGTGGCTGGACAAGCTGATCCCGCAGCTGGACATCGAGGGCACTGCACTCGAGGAAGAATGGGAGCGCAAACACGCGGCAGCATCCCGTGAAGCAGAGGATAAAGCAGCGCAGCCCGTAGAATAG
- the tgt gene encoding tRNA guanosine(34) transglycosylase Tgt gives MTHPKPQLETDLSFDVKKELDLSGPAQPGKHGRTGVIHTPHGDIQTPAFIPVATKATVKTLTPEQIRLTGAQAILSNAYHLYLQPGHGIVDEAGGVAAFENWHGPTYTDSGGFQVMSLGVGFKKVLAMDVADLTDSDIRAAKKERMAQVDEDGVDFKSIIDGSSHRFTPEVSMQIQHGLGADIMFAFDELTTLVDTRTYQEESVERTRRWAQRCLDEHDRLTLARGPQKPRQSLWGVVQGAQYEDLRRQAARGLVELSDRAEANGRRGFGGFGIGGALEKENLGTIVGWVCDELPVDKPRHLLGISEPDDIFTAVEAGADTFDCVAPTRLARRGGVYTLDGRLNLTNARFKRDFAGVDEEFGGYVSENYSRAYIHHLLKAKEFLAGTLCTIHNLEFMIRLVDNIRESIDGGYYEAYRDEFMGRYYAK, from the coding sequence ATGACTCACCCTAAGCCGCAGCTTGAGACCGACCTTTCCTTCGACGTGAAGAAGGAGCTGGACCTAAGCGGTCCAGCACAACCGGGAAAGCACGGCCGCACCGGCGTTATCCATACCCCGCACGGTGACATCCAGACTCCGGCCTTCATCCCGGTGGCCACCAAGGCCACGGTGAAGACGCTGACCCCGGAGCAGATTCGCCTGACCGGCGCGCAGGCCATCCTGTCCAATGCCTACCACCTTTACCTGCAGCCGGGCCACGGCATCGTGGACGAGGCCGGCGGCGTGGCTGCCTTCGAGAACTGGCATGGGCCGACGTACACCGACTCGGGCGGATTCCAGGTCATGTCCCTCGGCGTGGGCTTCAAGAAGGTTTTGGCCATGGACGTGGCGGACCTGACGGACTCCGATATCCGCGCGGCCAAGAAGGAACGTATGGCGCAGGTGGATGAGGATGGAGTGGATTTTAAGTCCATCATCGACGGCTCCTCCCACCGCTTCACCCCAGAGGTCTCCATGCAGATCCAGCATGGCTTGGGCGCGGACATCATGTTCGCCTTCGATGAGCTCACCACGCTCGTAGATACCCGCACCTACCAGGAGGAATCCGTGGAGCGCACGCGGCGCTGGGCGCAGCGCTGCCTGGATGAGCACGACCGCTTGACGCTTGCCCGCGGCCCGCAGAAGCCGCGCCAGTCCCTGTGGGGCGTGGTGCAGGGCGCGCAATACGAGGACCTGCGCCGTCAGGCCGCTCGCGGGCTGGTGGAGCTTTCCGATCGCGCCGAGGCGAATGGCCGGCGCGGCTTCGGTGGCTTCGGCATCGGTGGCGCATTGGAGAAGGAGAATCTCGGCACGATTGTGGGCTGGGTGTGCGATGAGCTGCCCGTCGATAAGCCCCGGCACCTGCTGGGTATCTCTGAACCGGATGACATCTTTACCGCCGTTGAGGCTGGTGCCGATACTTTCGACTGTGTGGCGCCGACCCGTCTGGCGCGCCGCGGTGGCGTCTACACCCTGGACGGACGTCTCAACCTCACCAATGCACGTTTCAAACGGGACTTTGCTGGCGTGGATGAGGAATTCGGCGGTTATGTCTCGGAGAACTATTCCCGTGCCTACATCCATCACCTGCTCAAAGCCAAGGAATTCCTGGCGGGAACGCTATGCACCATCCACAACCTAGAGTTCATGATCCGCCTGGTGGATAACATCCGGGAGTCCATCGACGGCGGTTATTACGAGGCTTATCGCGATGAGTTTATGGGGCGCTATTACGCCAAGTGA
- a CDS encoding sortase produces the protein MHKRLRTSLLPILGLTTAFNLVVCSGTEEATTSPETTSHAAPETTTVSSGASPSAAPSTTPTPPPLNQGPAPALTGTFEMGGPATITGATYDSMPFVLPLNPAGPQETMVRWVQDWDESPATAERGTTYVLGHAWGQQKLVFNPFSEVVTADVDLSNPTTVEGLDGAQVQRFATPILNGSHIRMTSEGGAGREWIVDNAFLVGKEQLGSDADLMNTEVPGRIVLIACAVDGATDLEYNVIVTGHLA, from the coding sequence ATGCATAAGCGTCTACGAACTTCCCTCCTCCCTATCCTCGGCCTGACCACAGCCTTCAACCTTGTGGTGTGCTCGGGTACAGAGGAAGCCACCACGTCGCCTGAAACGACGAGCCACGCGGCACCGGAAACTACGACGGTGAGCAGTGGGGCTTCGCCAAGCGCAGCGCCCAGCACCACCCCTACCCCGCCGCCGCTCAACCAAGGCCCGGCGCCAGCCCTGACCGGTACGTTTGAGATGGGTGGCCCGGCCACCATCACGGGCGCGACCTACGATTCAATGCCCTTCGTCCTGCCCCTCAACCCGGCCGGACCGCAGGAGACCATGGTGCGCTGGGTGCAAGACTGGGATGAGTCACCCGCCACGGCGGAACGGGGCACCACCTACGTCTTGGGCCATGCGTGGGGCCAGCAGAAACTGGTATTCAACCCCTTCTCCGAGGTGGTCACCGCCGACGTGGACCTGAGCAACCCCACCACTGTGGAGGGCCTCGACGGGGCGCAGGTGCAGCGCTTTGCGACGCCCATCCTCAACGGCTCCCACATCCGCATGACCTCCGAGGGCGGTGCTGGGCGCGAGTGGATTGTCGATAACGCTTTCCTGGTGGGCAAGGAACAGCTAGGAAGCGACGCGGACCTGATGAATACCGAGGTTCCCGGGCGCATCGTACTCATCGCCTGTGCGGTAGATGGCGCAACAGACTTGGAGTACAACGTCATCGTCACCGGTCACTTGGCGTAA
- a CDS encoding type II toxin-antitoxin system RelE family toxin produces MSEGITSYHVEFTSKARKQLKKFDRFDARIIVTWIQKNLEGCEDPRALGKGLTSNRSGEWRYRVGSYRILAYIHDQVVTVEVFAIGHRKDIYDA; encoded by the coding sequence ATGTCGGAGGGAATCACTTCATATCACGTCGAATTCACTTCGAAAGCCCGCAAGCAGCTGAAGAAGTTTGACCGATTCGATGCGCGAATCATCGTGACGTGGATCCAAAAGAACCTCGAGGGCTGCGAAGACCCTCGAGCTCTCGGAAAAGGATTGACTTCAAACCGTTCAGGTGAATGGCGCTATCGGGTCGGTTCTTACCGCATTCTGGCGTACATCCACGATCAGGTAGTTACGGTTGAGGTATTTGCTATCGGCCACCGGAAGGACATCTACGATGCATAA
- the relB gene encoding type II toxin-antitoxin system RelB family antitoxin, whose amino-acid sequence MATLTIRMDDSDAELVRNLATFEGRTISDFARAALLERVEDYYDLQELRAAMAEDSGERFSLDEVLEDL is encoded by the coding sequence ATGGCTACTTTGACAATTCGCATGGATGATAGCGACGCTGAACTCGTTCGGAATCTAGCTACCTTTGAGGGCCGGACGATATCTGATTTTGCCCGAGCAGCGCTTTTAGAACGGGTCGAGGACTACTACGACCTTCAGGAACTGCGCGCAGCAATGGCAGAGGATTCTGGCGAGCGGTTTAGCCTTGATGAGGTCCTAGAGGATCTCTAA
- a CDS encoding queuosine precursor transporter — protein MTTQSATATTTNGGESIRFIPVHSTLYPWLVSVFVVTFLISNINATKGVQLGPLITDGAFFLFPIAYIVGDVLSECYGFKSTRRAVYIGFAMALLAAISFYIAIWLPAADFYEGQEAFAATLGLVPQILLASLVGYVVGQLLNSFTLVKMKARSGEKGLIARLVTSTVVGEFGDTLLFCAIAAPVIGIDSFSGFLNYVIVGFLWKTACEVIMLPLTTLVISWVKRREDYVPIDEANTPKTTPSK, from the coding sequence ATGACAACTCAATCGGCAACCGCAACCACCACAAACGGTGGCGAGAGCATCCGATTCATCCCGGTACATTCCACTTTGTACCCGTGGCTGGTCTCGGTGTTCGTCGTTACCTTCCTCATCTCGAACATCAACGCCACCAAGGGCGTCCAGCTCGGCCCGCTCATCACCGACGGCGCCTTCTTCCTCTTCCCCATCGCCTACATCGTGGGCGATGTTCTCTCCGAGTGCTATGGCTTCAAGTCCACCCGCCGCGCCGTTTATATCGGTTTTGCTATGGCGCTTCTAGCCGCAATTTCCTTCTATATTGCAATCTGGCTGCCCGCGGCTGATTTCTACGAAGGCCAGGAAGCCTTCGCCGCCACGCTGGGCCTGGTTCCGCAGATCCTGCTAGCTTCCCTCGTCGGCTACGTCGTAGGCCAGCTGCTCAACTCCTTCACCTTGGTCAAGATGAAGGCCCGCAGCGGTGAAAAGGGCCTCATTGCCCGCCTTGTTACTTCCACTGTCGTCGGCGAATTCGGCGATACCCTGCTGTTCTGCGCCATCGCAGCGCCCGTCATCGGTATCGATTCCTTCAGTGGCTTCCTGAACTACGTCATCGTGGGCTTCCTCTGGAAGACCGCGTGCGAGGTCATCATGCTTCCGCTGACCACCCTGGTTATCTCCTGGGTCAAGCGCCGCGAGGACTACGTGCCTATCGACGAGGCCAACACCCCTAAGACAACGCCGTCTAAGTAG